One genomic region from Carassius auratus strain Wakin unplaced genomic scaffold, ASM336829v1 scaf_tig00012452, whole genome shotgun sequence encodes:
- the LOC113073605 gene encoding protein ELFN1-like produces MASRRALGASNGGMVKSAFFWSLAIIYLTHISGVRGDCWLIEGEKGFVWLAICSQNQPPYEAIPQHINSTIVDLRLNENKIKSIHYSALSRFTNLTYLNMTKNEINYIEDGAFSAQFNLQVLQLGFNKLRNLTEGILRGLGKLQYLYLQANLIETVTPNAFWECPNIENIDLSMNRIQVLDGSTFTSLTKLTTCELYTNPFNCSCELLGFVKWLSVFPNRTSERMVCDSPAGVSGYSLLSQNPNNPTYRNALHMLSTVCTEDYTTPYIPVPTETTTYPPDSTPCGLEDCPSGTEPEEISISPTYIDLDVKPIMKLKQVSHTNALITVQIPYPYKKMYILVLYNNSFFTVIQNLKRQKEDIELKNLKPHTDYTYCVASIRNSLRFNHTCLTLSTGRRNGKEPETSKSSATHYIMTIIGCLFGMVIVLGIVYYCLRKKRQQDEKHKKAGSLKKNIIELKYGGELEGRTISRLSQKQIMAGENMTRMPYLPSGSGMEQYKLQDISDTPKMAKGNYMEVRTGEHLDRRECEMSMPGNSQGSVPEISTIAKEVDKVNQIITNCIDALKSESTSFQGVKSGAVSTAEPQLVMISEQPQSKSGFLSPVYKDSYHHSLQRHHTSDASPKRPSTATGGPLRSPRPYRSEGPYKSESKYIEKTSPTGETILTITPTAAILRAEAEKIRQYSEHRHSYPDAHQIEELEEPDSRKTSILEPLTRPRARDLAYSQLSPQYHNLSYSSSPEYYSKPSHSIWERFKLHRKRHKNEEYMAAGHALRKKVQFAKDEDLHDILDYWKGVSAQQKS; encoded by the coding sequence ATGGCTTCCAGGAGGGCATTAGGAGCTAGTAATGGAGGTATGGTGAAGAGTGCCTTCTTCTGGTCTTTGGCCATAATCTATCTGACTCACATAAGTGGAGTGAGGGGGGATTGCTGGCTCATAGAAGGTGAAAAGGGCTTTGTGTGGCTGGCAATTTGCAGCCAAAACCAGCCACCCTATGAGGCCATCCCTCAGCATATCAACAGCACCATAGTGGACCTTCGATTGAATGAGAACAAGATCAAGAGCATCCACTACTCTGCCCTTAGCCGCTTTACCAACCTCACATACCTGAATATGACCAAGAATGAGATTAATTACATTGAGGATGGTGCTTTTTCAGCCCAGTTCAACTTGCAGGTTCTCCAGTTGGGTTTTAATAAGTTACGTAACTTAACTGAAGGGATTCTCAGGGGTTTGGGAAAGCTGCAGTACCTCTACCTCCAGGCCAACCTGATTGAGACTGTGACACCCAATGCCTTCTGGGAGTGCCCAAACATAGAAAACATCGACCTTTCTATGAATCGCATCCAGGTGCTTGATGGGTCCACCTTCACCAGCCTAACAAAGCTGACCACCTGTGAACTCTACACCAATCCTTTCAACTGCTCCTGTGAGCTCTTGGGGTTTGTCAAGTGGCTCTCTGTCTTTCCCAACAGGACAAGTGAACGGATGGTGTGCGATTCTCCTGCAGGAGTCTCGGGCTACAGTCTCTTAAGTCAGAATCCAAACAATCCCACATACCGGAATGCTCTGCATATGCTGTCCACTGTGTGCACGGAGGACTACACGACTCCGTACATCCCTGTGCCTACTGAGACCACCACTTACCCTCCAGACTCTACACCATGTGGGCTGGAAGACTGTCCCTCAGGGACTGAGCCAGAGGAAATCAGCATCAGTCCCACGTACATTGACTTAGATGTGAAACCAATCATGAAACTAAAGCAAGTGTCTCACACGAATGCATTAATCACTGTTCAGATCCCTTACCCCTACAAGAAGATGTACATCCTTGTCCTGTACAATAACAGCTTCTTCACTGTTATACAGAATCTGAAGCGACAGAAGGAGGACATTGAACTGAAAAACCTGAAACCCCACACCGATTACACCTACTGTGTGGCTTCCATAAGAAACTCGTTGCGTTTCAATCATACTTGTTTAACACTATCCACAGGGCGTAGGAATGGAAAAGAGCCAGAAACTAGTAAATCATCAGCCACTCACTACATAATGACTATCATAGGATGTCTTTTTGGTATGGTAATTGTTTTAGGGATAGTGTACTATTGCTTGCGAAAAAAGAGACAACAAGATGAAAAGCACAAAAAGGCAGGAAGCTTAAAGAAGAACATAATTGAGCTTAAATATGGTGGTGAGCTAGAGGGTAGGACGATATCAAGGCTGTCTCAAAAGCAAATTATGGCTGGGGAGAACATGACCCGCATGCCCTATCTACCTTCCGGCAGTGGAATGGAGCAATACAAACTTCAAGACATTAGTGACACTCCAAAAATGGCCAAAGGAAATTACATGGAAGTGAGAACTGGGGAGCACCTAGATCGAAGGGAATGTGAGATGTCTATGCCTGGCAACAGTCAAGGCTCAGTTCCCGAGATATCGACAATCGCAAAGGAAGTAGACAAGGTCAACCAGATTATTACCAATTGTATAGATGCTCTGAAATCAGAGTCCACCTCCTTCCAAGGGGTGAAATCTGGTGCTGTTTCAACAGCTGAACCTCAACTGGTAATGATCTCAGAACAGCCTCAGAGCAAGTCTGGCTTCCTGTCACCTGTCTACAAGGACAGCTACCACCACTCTTTACAAAGACATCACACATCAGATGCTTCTCCGAAGCGTCCAAGTACAGCAACTGGTGGTCCACTGCGGAGTCCAAGGCCTTATCGCTCAGAGGGGCCCTACAAGTCAGAGTCAAAGTATATTGAGAAAACTTCACCCACAGGGGAGACTATTTTGACTATTACACCCACAGCTGCGATACTAAGGGCAGAGGCGGAGAAGATCCGTCAATATAGTGAGCATCGGCACTCCTACCCCGACGCCCACCAAATTGAAGAGTTGGAAGAACCAGATAGTCGGAAAACGTCCATTTTGGAGCCCCTGACACGGCCTCGTGCCAGAGACTTGGCTTACTCGCAGCTCTCTCCCCAATACCACAATCTCAGTTACTCGTCTAGTCCTGAGTACTACAGCAAACCATCACACAGCATCTGGGAGCGCTTTAAACTCCATCGCAAGCGACACAAAAATGAGGAGTACATGGCTGCAGGTCATGCTCTGAGGAAAAAAGTGCAGTTTGCTAAGGATGAAGATCTTCATGACATTCTAGATTACTGGAAGGGAGTGTCAGCCCAACAAAAATCTTAA